The Spirochaetota bacterium genome has a segment encoding these proteins:
- a CDS encoding bifunctional riboflavin kinase/FAD synthetase yields MKIYHHIPEHKDLFINPVVTIGNFDGVHLGHRKILNTLLDTANRKSGDPVVITFSSHPRKVLNPEHPIKIITTSEEKVNAIYNFGIPNIILLNFTRQMAEMHAIDFYNEILIGKLDAKHLVVGYDHAFGKNREGNIDFLSDLAASTGVEITRIEEEDRYEHPVSSTWIRKEIESGNMPMANKLLGWRYTLSGSVVEGKGRGRHLGFPTANIHPLHPDKIIPGDGVYAVRVIFEDGTKKKGMLNIGSNPTFSGETRTIEVYIFDFNEMIYDTILTLEFFERTRGEIKFQSKELLIEQLEKDRQSVLKIFENNDG; encoded by the coding sequence ATGAAGATATATCATCATATCCCGGAACACAAGGACCTGTTCATAAACCCGGTGGTCACCATCGGTAACTTCGACGGCGTCCATCTGGGACATCGAAAGATCCTGAACACCCTTCTCGACACGGCCAACAGAAAGTCGGGCGACCCGGTGGTCATAACCTTCTCATCGCACCCGAGGAAAGTTCTTAATCCCGAACATCCAATCAAAATCATAACGACCTCGGAAGAAAAAGTCAACGCCATATATAACTTCGGGATCCCCAACATCATACTCCTCAACTTCACGCGCCAGATGGCCGAAATGCACGCCATCGATTTTTATAACGAGATACTCATCGGCAAGCTCGACGCTAAACACCTTGTGGTCGGCTATGACCACGCCTTCGGCAAAAATCGCGAGGGGAACATCGATTTCCTCTCCGACCTCGCCGCGTCAACCGGAGTGGAGATCACCCGGATCGAGGAGGAGGACCGCTACGAGCACCCCGTATCGTCAACCTGGATAAGGAAAGAGATCGAGAGCGGCAACATGCCGATGGCCAACAAGCTCCTGGGATGGCGCTATACGCTCTCCGGCTCAGTTGTCGAGGGGAAGGGTCGCGGCCGCCACCTCGGGTTCCCCACCGCCAATATTCACCCCCTTCACCCGGATAAAATAATACCGGGCGACGGGGTCTACGCTGTGCGTGTCATATTCGAGGACGGTACCAAAAAAAAGGGCATGCTCAACATCGGGTCAAATCCCACCTTTTCAGGGGAAACCCGCACCATTGAAGTGTATATCTTCGACTTCAATGAAATGATCTACGATACCATTCTCACCCTTGAATTCTTCGAACGGACACGGGGCGAAATAAAGTTCCAATCAAAGGAACTGTTGATCGAACAGCTTGAAAAGGACAGGCAGTCAGTATTGAAAATATTCGAGAATAATGATGGTTGA
- a CDS encoding chorismate synthase — translation MIGCTYGQFFQVTVAGGSYQEGLVTHLQGIPAGIHLQEEEIYFDLLQRKPGQGELSSPRREPDIPVIYTGVNAADTMTGFTNEGHTNGTPLTILIPNLDRHFEHIEQYRVTNRTPRPGHASYASYQKYGQWDDSIGAGIFSGRYTSTIVAAGAVAKKILADRGIEIFSFVREAAGVVMEDMGYDLIRDRISAFKTIRRDMDPVYNLIFKERRFRPGMRFVEKIAVLAEIEKMVPDIKRPPLSEKEIAALAEQGIHPVLNCPHLESARAMYDKILAIRDSGDSSGGVVEVVARGVPAGIGEPVFNKLDGELGRMMSIGTVKSVEIGAGLRVKDMTGSQCNDQMFMKNGKVAFSDNNSGGITGGLTTGQDIVVRLAIKPTPTIAKPQKTIDKVSNTDANLAAVTRRDPTIVSRVWPVAEAFMAIVLLDQFIINTAHQEMRRLYDK, via the coding sequence ATGATCGGATGCACCTATGGCCAGTTTTTTCAAGTGACCGTGGCGGGCGGCTCATACCAGGAGGGTCTGGTAACTCATCTCCAGGGTATTCCCGCCGGGATCCACCTTCAGGAGGAAGAGATCTATTTCGATCTTCTGCAGCGCAAGCCCGGCCAGGGAGAGCTATCCTCGCCGCGGCGCGAGCCGGACATCCCGGTCATCTATACCGGCGTTAACGCCGCAGACACCATGACCGGATTCACCAATGAGGGCCATACCAACGGCACGCCCCTGACGATCCTGATTCCCAACCTGGACCGGCACTTCGAGCATATCGAGCAGTACCGCGTCACCAACAGGACCCCGCGTCCCGGCCATGCGTCCTATGCCTCGTACCAGAAATACGGCCAGTGGGACGATTCCATAGGCGCCGGCATATTCAGCGGGCGCTATACATCGACCATCGTCGCCGCCGGCGCCGTGGCGAAAAAAATCCTGGCCGATCGGGGCATCGAGATATTCTCCTTTGTCCGCGAGGCAGCGGGCGTGGTCATGGAAGACATGGGATATGATCTTATTCGCGACAGGATATCCGCCTTCAAGACAATCCGCCGCGACATGGACCCCGTGTACAACCTTATTTTCAAGGAAAGGCGGTTCCGCCCCGGCATGCGCTTTGTGGAAAAGATAGCCGTCCTGGCAGAAATCGAGAAAATGGTTCCCGATATAAAACGACCGCCACTGTCTGAAAAGGAGATCGCGGCCCTGGCAGAGCAGGGGATACACCCGGTCCTGAACTGCCCCCACCTGGAAAGCGCCCGGGCCATGTACGACAAGATCCTTGCCATACGGGACAGCGGCGATTCCAGCGGCGGCGTTGTCGAGGTGGTGGCCCGGGGCGTGCCAGCCGGCATCGGCGAACCGGTGTTCAACAAGCTTGACGGCGAGCTGGGACGGATGATGAGCATCGGCACGGTCAAGTCCGTTGAGATTGGAGCGGGCCTCAGGGTCAAGGACATGACCGGGAGCCAGTGCAATGACCAGATGTTCATGAAGAACGGTAAGGTTGCCTTTTCTGATAATAACAGCGGCGGCATTACCGGCGGTCTCACCACCGGACAGGACATAGTAGTCCGCCTGGCCATCAAGCCGACACCGACCATCGCCAAGCCCCAGAAAACGATAGACAAGGTGTCCAATACCGACGCGAACCTGGCCGCCGTGACCAGGCGGGATCCGACCATAGTTTCCCGGGTGTGGCCGGTTGCCGAAGCCTTTATGGCCATTGTGCTTCTGGATCAATTCATCATCAATACCGCGCACCAGGAGATGAGAAGGCTCTATGATAAATAA
- a CDS encoding MGMT family protein: MVDLATLDHIRRSGDIFYERFSSSVGDIFILGNDSSLKAILYRDSYPAKKNIATFFTRGSSVAITKTIRILDRYFQGFNSRNKGRTAKPPRHRTNLKNRSLDLTMYGITVNLDLSWYTLKEIQVYGELLKIPTGSTISYGDLAWKSGIPGGARFVGNTMAKNSFPIIIPCHRVIRSDGSMGNYSGGVNIKKHLLDIEQY; this comes from the coding sequence ATGGTTGACCTCGCGACATTGGATCATATTCGCCGCAGCGGTGATATTTTCTACGAGAGGTTCAGCTCTTCAGTCGGTGACATATTTATTCTCGGTAATGACTCATCACTCAAAGCCATACTATACCGCGATTCCTATCCCGCGAAAAAAAACATCGCTACGTTCTTTACCAGAGGATCGTCAGTGGCCATCACGAAAACAATTCGCATCCTGGACCGCTACTTCCAGGGATTCAATTCCCGAAATAAGGGAAGAACTGCAAAACCGCCGAGGCATAGGACCAATTTAAAGAACAGATCATTGGACCTGACGATGTACGGCATTACGGTGAATCTCGATCTTTCATGGTACACACTCAAGGAGATACAGGTGTACGGCGAATTATTGAAAATACCGACAGGATCCACCATATCTTACGGCGATCTTGCCTGGAAGTCAGGCATTCCCGGCGGAGCCAGGTTTGTCGGCAACACCATGGCAAAGAACAGCTTCCCCATTATTATTCCCTGCCATCGTGTGATCAGGTCTGACGGGTCCATGGGCAATTATTCAGGTGGTGTGAATATAAAAAAGCACCTTCTTGATATCGAACAATACTGA
- a CDS encoding MBOAT family protein — protein MFKYIPIFYKALFQAAWFIHIHYPAAIADFIVPLGISYYTLQCLCYIIEVHRGSILPEKHLGIFILYMMFFPKFAAGPIERPGFIAQFHERHDPDYEAITGGIKIFAWGLFKKTVIADRVAIVVNEVYGRPGHYHGIYFLLATFFFAVQLYSDFSGYTDMARGSARIFGFRLMENFKLPYGAGSIAEFWRRWHISLSTWFRDYLYIPLGGNRVPRVRHSVNIMTTFLASGLWHGANGTFVAWGALHGAFVVTGLWTDPLRERLAGIAGLKRLPQCRKALRVIATGTLVLFAWVLFRSGTLSEAINIYSSIFSGLADIITSVAAADTARLKSITDIARGNQILGFSRETYRPEMVITVFSILALWLFNTLHKHGDVWEILSRKSRFVRWSFYFFIAAGILFFGMFTKDQFIYFRF, from the coding sequence ATGTTTAAATACATACCGATCTTTTACAAGGCCCTGTTCCAGGCTGCATGGTTCATTCATATCCATTATCCGGCTGCGATCGCCGATTTCATCGTGCCCCTCGGCATCTCCTATTATACGCTGCAATGTCTCTGTTACATCATTGAAGTTCACAGGGGCTCCATCCTCCCCGAAAAACACTTGGGCATATTTATCCTCTATATGATGTTTTTCCCGAAATTCGCCGCCGGACCCATCGAACGGCCCGGCTTCATCGCCCAGTTCCATGAACGCCATGACCCTGATTATGAAGCCATTACCGGGGGCATCAAGATCTTCGCCTGGGGCCTTTTCAAAAAAACGGTCATAGCCGACCGAGTCGCCATAGTGGTCAATGAAGTATACGGCCGCCCCGGCCATTACCACGGCATTTATTTCCTCCTCGCCACGTTCTTCTTTGCGGTACAGCTCTATTCCGATTTTTCCGGATACACCGACATGGCCCGCGGATCGGCCCGTATATTCGGTTTCAGGCTGATGGAGAATTTCAAGCTTCCCTACGGGGCCGGCTCGATCGCCGAATTCTGGAGAAGATGGCATATATCCCTCTCTACATGGTTTCGGGATTATCTCTATATTCCTCTCGGAGGCAACCGTGTCCCCAGGGTGCGCCATTCGGTCAATATCATGACGACCTTTCTCGCAAGCGGTCTTTGGCATGGAGCGAACGGGACCTTCGTTGCCTGGGGAGCTCTCCATGGCGCCTTTGTCGTCACCGGCTTATGGACAGATCCCCTTCGAGAGCGTCTGGCCGGGATAGCAGGGCTTAAAAGGCTGCCACAGTGCCGAAAAGCATTGCGAGTAATAGCAACAGGGACCCTGGTCCTTTTTGCCTGGGTCCTTTTCAGATCCGGCACCCTCTCCGAAGCCATCAATATATATTCCAGCATTTTCTCCGGCCTGGCAGATATCATCACCTCAGTTGCGGCTGCGGACACGGCGCGGCTGAAATCGATCACTGATATAGCCAGGGGAAACCAGATACTCGGATTTTCAAGGGAAACATACCGGCCGGAGATGGTCATTACGGTCTTTTCGATACTTGCGCTCTGGCTGTTCAATACTCTCCATAAGCATGGTGACGTGTGGGAAATCCTTTCACGGAAATCCCGGTTTGTGCGCTGGTCTTTCTATTTTTTTATAGCAGCAGGGATTTTATTTTTCGGCATGTTCACAAAGGATCAATTTATTTATTTCAGGTTCTGA
- a CDS encoding glycosyltransferase family 4 protein, with translation MRIAVEAHALSDDKLTGVGKVILHYLNELQMLDRENEYFIYTMDDLKHVTVTGPRWRHIQFNYLLKRLRLKVTSTWLRLKSENEKKKSILCVTGIICCRVIKIFVSLLDDFVYSFKVVSSLRDNQVDIYLGTSTYFYPYFFLSPVKKAGILYDLVWKLYPGTMEFGNKIRMKLFTLRNMKKMDLLVSISENTKKDARELLGITTRIDAIPLAADPVIYYPASQQSITAIRKKHGITKKFILSVCTLEPRKNLKALLQAYRTMPSRRDYQLVLVGMTGWVIADLFKDIASSDIRDNILVTGYVANEELAPLYTGAELFLFPSLYEGFGLPVLEAMQCGCPVITSNSSSIPEVAGDAAILIDPEDVETLSATMEQVLNNQTLRKNLSRMGLKRSKLFSWEKAARTLLKSLESL, from the coding sequence ATGAGAATTGCCGTGGAAGCCCACGCCCTCAGCGACGACAAGCTCACCGGGGTCGGCAAGGTCATTCTTCACTACCTGAACGAGCTCCAGATGCTGGACCGCGAAAATGAATATTTTATCTACACCATGGATGATCTGAAGCATGTCACCGTGACCGGTCCCCGGTGGCGCCATATCCAGTTCAATTATCTCCTTAAGCGCCTCCGCCTGAAGGTGACTTCCACATGGCTCCGGCTGAAATCGGAAAACGAAAAAAAGAAAAGCATTCTTTGCGTGACGGGGATTATCTGCTGCCGCGTGATAAAGATCTTTGTGAGTCTTCTCGATGATTTTGTCTATTCCTTCAAGGTCGTTTCATCCCTCAGGGACAATCAAGTGGATATCTACCTGGGAACCTCCACCTATTTTTATCCATACTTCTTTCTTTCCCCGGTGAAAAAGGCCGGGATACTCTATGACCTTGTCTGGAAGCTTTATCCCGGGACCATGGAATTCGGCAACAAGATACGGATGAAGCTCTTCACCCTGCGGAACATGAAAAAAATGGATCTCCTCGTATCGATATCGGAAAACACGAAAAAAGACGCACGGGAGCTGTTGGGCATAACGACACGCATCGACGCGATACCCCTGGCGGCGGATCCGGTTATTTATTATCCGGCTTCCCAACAGTCCATTACAGCCATACGGAAAAAGCACGGCATAACAAAAAAATTTATTCTCTCGGTATGCACCCTGGAACCGAGAAAGAACCTCAAGGCCCTGCTCCAGGCATATCGTACTATGCCAAGCCGCCGGGATTACCAGCTGGTCCTGGTGGGAATGACCGGCTGGGTCATTGCCGATCTCTTCAAGGACATCGCTTCTTCGGACATCCGGGATAACATCCTGGTAACCGGGTATGTGGCAAATGAGGAATTGGCCCCCCTCTATACCGGAGCGGAGCTCTTTCTGTTCCCCTCCCTGTATGAGGGATTCGGCCTCCCGGTCCTTGAGGCCATGCAGTGCGGATGCCCGGTCATAACGTCGAATTCATCGTCAATTCCGGAAGTGGCGGGCGACGCTGCCATCCTGATCGATCCTGAAGACGTGGAAACACTGTCCGCGACCATGGAACAGGTTTTAAATAATCAAACACTGCGTAAAAACCTTTCCCGAATGGGGCTGAAGCGTTCCAAGCTCTTTTCCTGGGAAAAGGCGGCGCGTACCCTCTTGAAGAGCCTCGAATCGTTGTGA
- a CDS encoding glycosyltransferase family 4 protein codes for MNIVINARVLNERKGGPARYTMNVIRELAAIDRTNRYHILMYDSMDFTFPLPDNFTVKIVPLRSKILFDYLFLPLFSWRNRIDLFLFPKNTFSPLVRGKKIPVYHDIVYFEDFDFREFKFFDNLHHKLMIPVAARLSRIDLTVSDFTASRMKELLRIGPEKIRVVKEGVEPHFKKITDAKKLKKTRDKYRLKTPFFFYAGSLSPRKNMVNLIRAFIKIKDIIPHVIYFTGGDSWLDTEVHDMIVANGLEERIIKLGFISEEELVIMYNLADCYLYPSLYEGFGLPILEAQACGCPVITSNVSSCPEVAGDGALYVNPRDIDDMASAMIRIVKDVKLKKRLIAAGLKNCRRFTWEKTARGILDVFNECVTR; via the coding sequence ATGAATATAGTCATAAATGCCCGGGTTTTGAACGAGAGAAAGGGAGGTCCGGCGCGGTATACCATGAATGTTATCAGGGAGCTTGCGGCCATTGACAGGACGAACCGGTATCACATTCTCATGTACGATTCCATGGATTTCACCTTTCCCCTGCCTGATAATTTTACCGTTAAAATCGTCCCGCTCCGTTCCAAGATATTATTCGATTACCTGTTTCTTCCCCTGTTCTCGTGGCGTAACCGCATCGATCTCTTCCTCTTCCCCAAGAACACCTTTTCGCCGCTGGTGCGGGGAAAAAAGATTCCCGTGTACCATGACATCGTGTATTTCGAGGATTTCGATTTCCGCGAATTCAAGTTTTTCGATAATCTCCACCATAAATTGATGATCCCGGTCGCGGCCCGGCTTTCCAGGATCGACCTTACCGTTTCGGATTTTACCGCGTCGCGGATGAAGGAGCTCCTGCGCATTGGGCCGGAAAAGATCCGCGTCGTCAAGGAGGGCGTGGAGCCCCATTTCAAGAAGATCACCGACGCGAAGAAGCTTAAAAAAACCAGGGACAAGTACCGGTTGAAGACGCCTTTCTTTTTTTACGCCGGCTCCCTGAGCCCCCGGAAAAACATGGTAAACCTCATCAGGGCCTTTATCAAGATCAAGGACATCATCCCCCACGTGATCTATTTTACCGGCGGCGATTCATGGCTCGACACGGAAGTCCATGACATGATCGTGGCCAACGGCCTTGAGGAACGCATCATCAAGCTCGGATTCATCAGCGAGGAGGAGCTGGTGATCATGTACAATCTCGCTGACTGCTACCTGTATCCTTCCCTCTACGAGGGCTTCGGCCTTCCGATACTGGAAGCCCAGGCGTGCGGCTGCCCGGTCATCACCAGCAATGTTTCCAGCTGCCCCGAAGTTGCCGGCGACGGCGCTCTCTATGTCAATCCCCGCGATATCGACGACATGGCCTCCGCCATGATACGCATCGTGAAGGATGTTAAACTGAAAAAGAGGCTTATCGCGGCGGGCCTTAAAAACTGCCGTCGCTTCACCTGGGAAAAAACAGCCCGGGGAATACTGGATGTTTTTAACGAATGCGTCACGCGATGA
- a CDS encoding response regulator: MIKTRVVLVEDDSITAYAIQKMLENLDYAVIDTFVSGEDTLDKISILDPDIILMDITLKGKINGIETAAVINKKFGIPIIYLTANTNYDTIQKAKETTKSYGYLLKPVRGIDLHWTINTALKRHKLEGSV; the protein is encoded by the coding sequence ATGATTAAAACCAGAGTAGTACTTGTCGAAGACGATTCAATAACAGCCTATGCCATTCAAAAGATGCTCGAAAACCTGGATTATGCAGTCATTGACACCTTTGTATCCGGCGAAGATACCCTTGATAAAATCAGCATACTGGATCCTGATATCATCCTTATGGATATCACCCTCAAGGGAAAAATAAACGGTATTGAAACAGCGGCGGTCATAAATAAGAAATTCGGGATACCCATAATCTATCTCACGGCGAACACGAATTATGACACGATTCAAAAAGCCAAGGAGACAACGAAGTCCTATGGATATCTATTGAAGCCCGTCAGGGGGATCGACCTGCACTGGACCATCAACACCGCGCTGAAGCGCCACAAGCTTGAGGGGTCAGTGTGA
- a CDS encoding glycosyltransferase family 4 protein has protein sequence MIIGVDAYYLYAEHIDGLGNYLLRLLKELSRIDRENEYFLYTPGISHSEYAEAILANPRFTLRQIPGILTGKRRFWLQSPSLKRQILSDGVELFFAGAEYFPLFLPKRVTVATTIHDVAFKAIPEAISLANSIFYNYFFPFFIRRSDYFFTVSHHSKKEMVTYLGIADEKISVVYNGIELENFPPAKKAEKKNYILFVGTLQPRKNLLNLVQAFARVAGDIDSDLVIVGGSGWKNTPLRDLIDRLNDPVRKRIIFKGYVAGDTLAALYREAKVFALPSLHEGFCLPILEAMASGTAVLTARSTAIPEVFGDAVVYADPLSPVDIADKLRDLVQSEKKRLTLQNKGLALSKKYDVRNQAEGYRACFKKIAAMTGTRKVVS, from the coding sequence ATGATAATAGGCGTTGACGCGTACTATCTCTATGCCGAGCATATCGACGGGCTCGGAAACTATCTCCTGAGGCTTTTAAAGGAGCTGTCCCGCATCGACCGGGAAAACGAGTATTTCCTGTACACCCCCGGCATTTCTCACAGTGAGTATGCCGAGGCGATTCTTGCCAACCCCCGCTTCACTTTGCGTCAGATACCCGGCATCCTTACGGGAAAGCGGCGTTTCTGGCTCCAGAGCCCTTCCCTGAAAAGACAGATCCTGAGCGACGGCGTGGAATTATTTTTCGCCGGCGCCGAGTATTTCCCCCTGTTTCTTCCCAAAAGGGTCACGGTAGCGACAACGATCCATGACGTGGCCTTCAAGGCAATACCTGAGGCCATTTCCCTTGCCAACAGCATCTTCTATAATTACTTCTTCCCGTTTTTTATAAGAAGGTCGGATTATTTTTTTACTGTATCCCATCATTCAAAAAAAGAGATGGTGACCTACCTGGGCATCGCCGATGAAAAAATCTCCGTGGTCTACAACGGCATCGAGCTTGAAAATTTTCCCCCCGCAAAAAAAGCCGAGAAAAAGAATTACATACTCTTCGTGGGGACCCTGCAGCCGCGAAAAAACCTTCTGAACCTGGTCCAGGCCTTTGCCCGCGTTGCCGGCGACATCGACTCTGACCTTGTCATCGTGGGAGGAAGCGGATGGAAGAACACTCCCCTCCGCGACCTGATCGATCGCCTCAACGATCCGGTCAGGAAGAGGATTATCTTCAAGGGATACGTGGCCGGCGACACCCTCGCGGCGCTCTACCGGGAAGCGAAGGTCTTCGCCCTTCCCTCCCTCCATGAGGGCTTCTGCCTGCCCATACTGGAAGCCATGGCATCGGGGACCGCGGTCCTTACGGCGAGAAGCACCGCCATTCCGGAGGTATTCGGCGATGCCGTGGTTTATGCCGATCCTCTTTCTCCGGTGGATATCGCGGATAAACTCCGCGATCTGGTACAGAGCGAAAAAAAGCGCCTCACCCTTCAAAACAAGGGCCTTGCCCTTTCAAAAAAGTATGACGTGCGAAACCAGGCCGAAGGCTACCGTGCCTGTTTTAAAAAAATTGCCGCCATGACCGGCACGCGTAAGGTGGTTTCATGA
- a CDS encoding SDR family NAD(P)-dependent oxidoreductase yields MKTAIQCANKMTALVTGASSGLGESFARDLARRGHDMVLTSENRKELKRVQADISSRYHTSVSILEMNLFDADSADRIFDWCRKKNISIDILINCAGIYLNIEREMADIRSIEQVINLHVLSLTKLCFLFCRPMMERRRGYILNVSSINSEFPDPASMTYGPTKRYILSLTESLHCELKERNIHVTCLTPGGIRTNFFTANDVFIPPAIRHTLISSEACAKKAVDALFRGKARITPGMTGKVQSLLLRLVTRPSTYPLIKKTYFAMKMKSN; encoded by the coding sequence ATGAAAACAGCAATTCAATGTGCCAATAAAATGACCGCCCTGGTCACCGGGGCATCCTCGGGCCTGGGAGAGTCCTTTGCCCGTGACCTTGCCCGGCGGGGACATGACATGGTCCTGACCAGTGAAAACCGGAAAGAACTGAAGCGGGTTCAGGCGGATATATCCTCCCGGTACCACACCTCCGTATCCATATTGGAAATGAATCTATTCGACGCCGATTCCGCGGACCGCATATTTGACTGGTGCAGAAAAAAAAACATCTCCATCGATATCCTCATCAATTGCGCCGGCATATACCTGAACATAGAACGCGAGATGGCAGATATCCGGAGCATTGAACAGGTCATCAATCTCCACGTCCTTTCCCTGACGAAGCTCTGCTTCCTGTTTTGCAGGCCCATGATGGAGCGCCGCCGCGGATACATCCTGAATGTCTCCTCCATCAATTCTGAGTTCCCCGACCCTGCGTCGATGACCTACGGTCCGACAAAAAGATATATTCTTTCCTTAACTGAATCGCTTCACTGCGAGCTGAAGGAGCGCAACATCCATGTGACCTGCCTGACACCGGGAGGCATCAGGACGAATTTTTTCACCGCCAATGATGTCTTTATTCCGCCGGCCATACGCCATACCCTCATCTCTTCCGAGGCCTGTGCGAAAAAAGCCGTTGACGCCCTGTTCCGCGGCAAGGCCCGCATCACGCCGGGAATGACCGGCAAGGTCCAATCATTGCTTCTACGGTTAGTCACGCGTCCATCAACTTATCCGTTGATTAAAAAAACGTATTTCGCGATGAAAATGAAGTCCAATTGA
- the ispD gene encoding 2-C-methyl-D-erythritol 4-phosphate cytidylyltransferase, with translation MNRIYTIILAGGRGLRLGGKTPKQFLPLGSKPIIAWSLELCQQLPEVDHIITVIPEEFTAQIHSIVTDHGITKHIKTVPGGSTRQESAFNAITSVDYAEDDILIFHDAARPFVSQEIMLRCIAGIRDHGAAAAYVPVHDTIAEIDNDFVTSVPLRDRLYYAQTPQGFRYSIIKDAHDKARARSLASTDDVSLVLATGANVRMIDGDYSNFKITTDYDYQTACSIAETFHDNSRR, from the coding sequence ATGAATCGCATCTACACAATCATTCTTGCCGGCGGACGGGGATTGCGCCTTGGCGGGAAAACCCCCAAGCAATTCCTTCCTCTTGGATCAAAGCCGATCATTGCCTGGTCCCTCGAACTGTGCCAGCAGCTCCCCGAGGTCGACCATATCATTACGGTTATACCCGAGGAATTCACAGCCCAGATACATTCGATAGTAACCGACCATGGCATCACGAAACATATAAAGACCGTTCCCGGCGGTTCAACGCGGCAGGAATCGGCCTTTAATGCCATCACGTCGGTCGATTACGCCGAAGACGACATACTGATTTTCCATGACGCGGCGCGGCCCTTCGTGAGTCAGGAGATCATGCTCCGCTGCATCGCCGGCATACGCGACCATGGGGCTGCGGCAGCCTATGTCCCCGTCCATGACACTATTGCCGAAATCGACAATGACTTTGTCACCTCCGTGCCTCTTCGGGACAGGTTGTACTATGCGCAGACCCCCCAGGGGTTCCGTTATTCCATCATCAAGGACGCCCATGACAAAGCCCGCGCCAGGTCCCTTGCCTCCACCGACGATGTGAGCCTGGTCCTTGCGACCGGCGCCAATGTCAGGATGATAGACGGGGACTACTCGAATTTTAAAATAACGACGGATTATGATTATCAAACGGCCTGCAGCATTGCGGAAACATTTCATGACAATTCCCGGAGATGA